One Qipengyuania aurantiaca genomic region harbors:
- a CDS encoding M20/M25/M40 family metallo-hydrolase, with the protein MNKSLLALAALSLSVPAHADRADLALESDTIAWDFVEGITTEVGPRMPGTEQEARGRVWAMQWLRANGFANVADEPFDMPTWVRGVETAEVTAPFAQPMAITALSTTTSTGPEGLEAEVVYFPTYADLQAAEEGSLAGKIAFVSHDMRRAQDGSHYGFAGPARWMAPSLAASKGAMATVIRSVGTDSHRVPHTGTTTFAEGVKPTPAGALSNPDADTLERMFARAEGQPIRMKLVMTPRDLGMTRSGNVVGEITGRDPSLPPVLLACHLDSWDLGTGAIDDGAGCGIIAAAAKHVAAQGQPLRTIRVLFAGAEETGLWGSKAYSEAHLDEPIYVGLESDFGADRIWRFETNFTASDSALYAELAASVARFGVAPTRIAATGGADLNLVRDQKGPLIDLQQDGTRYFDLHHTADDTLDKIDPVQLRQNVAVWTAVVGVLANRAEPIVLSSGN; encoded by the coding sequence ATGAACAAGTCGCTTCTCGCGCTCGCCGCGCTCTCGCTCTCCGTTCCCGCCCATGCCGACCGCGCTGATCTGGCGCTGGAAAGCGACACGATCGCGTGGGATTTCGTCGAGGGGATCACCACCGAAGTCGGCCCGCGCATGCCCGGTACCGAGCAGGAAGCGCGCGGTCGCGTCTGGGCGATGCAATGGCTGAGGGCCAACGGCTTCGCCAATGTCGCCGACGAGCCGTTCGACATGCCGACCTGGGTGCGCGGTGTGGAAACCGCCGAAGTGACCGCGCCTTTCGCGCAGCCGATGGCGATCACCGCGCTCTCGACCACCACGTCGACCGGGCCGGAAGGGCTGGAAGCCGAAGTCGTCTATTTCCCGACCTACGCCGACCTGCAAGCCGCCGAAGAGGGCAGCCTTGCGGGCAAGATCGCCTTCGTCAGCCACGATATGCGCCGCGCGCAGGACGGCTCGCATTACGGCTTTGCCGGCCCTGCGCGCTGGATGGCGCCCTCACTGGCGGCGAGCAAGGGGGCAATGGCGACGGTCATCCGCTCGGTCGGCACCGACAGCCACCGCGTGCCGCATACGGGAACGACGACCTTCGCCGAGGGCGTGAAGCCCACGCCGGCCGGCGCACTTTCCAATCCCGATGCCGACACGCTGGAGCGCATGTTCGCGCGCGCCGAGGGGCAGCCCATCCGCATGAAGCTGGTCATGACCCCGCGCGATCTCGGCATGACGCGCAGCGGCAATGTCGTGGGCGAGATCACCGGGCGCGATCCCTCGCTGCCGCCGGTCCTGCTCGCCTGCCATCTCGACAGCTGGGACCTCGGCACCGGCGCAATCGACGATGGCGCCGGCTGCGGGATCATCGCCGCGGCGGCAAAGCACGTGGCCGCCCAGGGCCAGCCGCTGCGTACGATCCGCGTGCTTTTCGCTGGCGCCGAGGAAACCGGCCTGTGGGGCTCCAAGGCCTATAGCGAAGCGCATCTGGACGAGCCGATCTATGTCGGCCTCGAAAGCGATTTCGGCGCGGACCGCATATGGCGGTTCGAAACCAATTTTACCGCCAGCGATTCGGCGCTTTATGCCGAGCTGGCGGCAAGCGTCGCCCGCTTCGGCGTGGCGCCCACGCGGATCGCGGCGACCGGCGGTGCGGACCTCAACCTTGTGCGTGACCAGAAGGGCCCGCTGATCGACCTGCAGCAGGACGGGACGCGCTATTTCGACCTCCACCACACGGCGGACGATACGCTCGACAAGATCGATCCGGTACAGCTGCGCCAGAACGTCGCGGTGTGGACCGCCGTGGTCGGCGTGCTGGCCAACCGGGCGGAGCCGATTGTGTTGTCGAGTGGCAACTAA
- a CDS encoding GGDEF domain-containing protein has translation MREQIIGLITPTMAAVFFVLFLVMWHRGKMGNYVLAFALSYVFFAIGFMVTHVLDTAAFYTWHVTQFFYTIALVTGAWGLAQRAGQPPMLGVFFGIYVLAALTLAVAVVVTPDVGPRLVIINSAYGVIKVVTLMILLGTARRDAIDKLIIAMQALSAAQFLIRPSLTLLIENQIAADAYRDSIYYSVLNLSVTVVSLLNAMILIGACVYDQIKSVRERAELDLLTGLRTRRAFEQDVIAQVEKAKLEGVPVSLVVADIDHFKAVNDVWGHQVGDKAIAAFGTVVQDTIRDTDIAGRIGGEEFCVLAWNCDGEAAISMAERIRKRFAETQVEGMPEDHRLTASFGVAGRNEGEGYGKVFARADAALYTAKQEGRNRTVRIEHKKALASVSKLGAALADHPEDKPRAASA, from the coding sequence ATGAGGGAACAGATCATCGGTCTCATCACGCCTACCATGGCGGCGGTGTTCTTCGTGCTTTTCCTGGTCATGTGGCACCGGGGGAAGATGGGGAACTATGTTCTCGCTTTCGCGCTCAGCTACGTCTTTTTCGCAATCGGCTTCATGGTTACGCACGTGCTCGACACGGCGGCATTCTATACCTGGCATGTTACCCAGTTCTTCTACACCATAGCCTTGGTGACGGGCGCATGGGGCTTGGCCCAGCGCGCAGGCCAGCCCCCGATGCTCGGTGTCTTTTTCGGCATCTACGTGCTCGCTGCGCTGACCCTGGCCGTGGCGGTCGTCGTAACGCCGGACGTCGGACCGAGGTTGGTGATCATCAACAGCGCTTATGGTGTGATCAAGGTCGTCACCTTGATGATCCTGCTCGGCACGGCTCGCCGCGATGCGATCGACAAGCTGATCATCGCCATGCAGGCGCTCTCGGCGGCACAGTTCCTCATCCGGCCTTCGCTGACCTTGCTGATCGAGAACCAGATCGCGGCCGACGCCTATCGCGATTCCATTTACTATTCGGTGCTCAACCTCTCGGTGACGGTCGTTTCGCTCTTGAACGCGATGATCCTGATCGGCGCCTGCGTTTACGATCAGATCAAATCGGTCAGAGAACGCGCCGAGCTCGACTTGCTTACGGGGCTGCGCACGCGCCGCGCCTTCGAGCAGGATGTCATCGCACAGGTCGAAAAGGCCAAACTGGAAGGCGTTCCGGTTTCGTTGGTCGTCGCGGACATCGATCACTTCAAGGCGGTCAACGACGTCTGGGGCCACCAGGTCGGCGACAAGGCGATCGCCGCCTTCGGGACGGTCGTCCAGGACACCATCCGCGATACCGACATCGCTGGCCGCATCGGCGGCGAGGAATTCTGCGTTCTCGCGTGGAATTGCGACGGCGAAGCGGCAATCTCCATGGCCGAACGCATCCGCAAACGCTTCGCGGAAACGCAGGTCGAGGGCATGCCCGAAGACCACCGCCTCACCGCCAGCTTCGGCGTGGCCGGGCGTAACGAGGGCGAGGGATACGGCAAGGTCTTCGCCCGAGCCGACGCTGCGCTCTACACCGCCAAGCAAGAGGGGCGGAACCGCACCGTGCGGATCGAGCACAAGAAGGCGCTCGCCAGCGTTTCGAAACTGGGCGCCGCCCTCGCGGATCATCCCGAGGACAAGCCCCGGGCCGCTAGCGCCTAG
- a CDS encoding DUF1501 domain-containing protein — translation MLTRRTMLAGSMAGASLAALGPKFAFARAASEKRLLVLVMRGATDGLALAAPLADPAYRQHRARWVKAYAGAPKLDGMFSLHPRLAEVGKLYADGEALVAHAVATDYRERSHFDAQNLLETGGTQPFQRRDGFLNRFLGLAGGGELPAIALASALPLALRGDNPASTYAPSPLPKASEGLIERLPDLYSADSQLAALWQAAQQADGIADASDMRNLARATDVGVLAARMLRDPQGARIAMVDLPGWDSHANQMGMLDNRFRQLDGLIAEFRKGIGPVWKDTLVMVVTEFGRTVAMNGTNGTDHGTGSAALLLGGSVRGGRVVADWPGLAPQNLFERRDLMPTQSLEALMAGAMADHYGMDAEKVMRELFPNRTARPVEGLLA, via the coding sequence ATGCTGACACGACGCACCATGCTGGCCGGATCGATGGCAGGGGCGAGCCTTGCCGCCCTTGGCCCCAAGTTCGCCTTCGCCCGCGCGGCGAGCGAGAAACGCCTGCTCGTCCTCGTGATGCGCGGGGCGACTGACGGGCTGGCACTCGCCGCACCGCTGGCCGATCCCGCCTACCGCCAGCACCGTGCCCGCTGGGTCAAGGCCTATGCCGGTGCGCCCAAGCTCGACGGGATGTTCTCGCTGCATCCGCGGCTGGCTGAGGTGGGCAAGCTCTATGCCGATGGCGAGGCGCTTGTCGCGCACGCCGTGGCGACCGATTATCGCGAACGCTCGCATTTCGACGCGCAGAACCTGCTCGAGACAGGCGGCACGCAGCCCTTCCAGCGCCGCGACGGCTTTCTCAACCGCTTCCTCGGTCTCGCCGGCGGCGGCGAACTTCCGGCCATAGCCCTGGCATCCGCCCTTCCGCTGGCCCTGCGCGGCGACAATCCGGCCTCGACCTACGCCCCCAGCCCGTTGCCCAAGGCGAGCGAGGGACTGATCGAGCGGCTACCCGACCTCTATTCCGCCGACTCGCAGCTGGCCGCGCTGTGGCAGGCGGCGCAGCAGGCCGACGGGATTGCCGACGCTTCCGACATGCGCAATCTCGCGCGCGCCACCGACGTCGGCGTGCTCGCCGCGCGTATGCTGCGCGATCCGCAAGGCGCGCGGATAGCCATGGTCGATTTGCCCGGCTGGGACAGCCACGCCAACCAGATGGGGATGCTCGACAATCGCTTCCGCCAGCTCGACGGGCTCATCGCCGAGTTCCGCAAGGGCATCGGCCCTGTGTGGAAGGACACGCTCGTGATGGTCGTTACCGAATTCGGCCGCACCGTCGCGATGAACGGGACCAACGGCACCGACCACGGCACGGGTAGCGCGGCGCTGCTGCTGGGCGGTTCGGTGCGCGGCGGCAGGGTCGTGGCCGATTGGCCGGGCCTAGCGCCGCAAAACCTGTTCGAACGTCGTGATCTAATGCCGACCCAGTCGCTGGAAGCGCTCATGGCCGGCGCGATGGCCGACCATTACGGGATGGATGCGGAAAAGGTGATGCGTGAGCTGTTTCCGAACCGCACGGCGCGGCCCGTCGAGGGCCTGCTGGCCTAG
- a CDS encoding DUF1800 domain-containing protein has protein sequence MTPLAIALNRFGLGYRRGDALPSDPRAWLVRQIEAYRPSPSEVAGRAIGAKAVRRAVEATYTFRSMRDEAEGKERSLLLKERRKAVRASVNGDIAIRARLAFATDTPFMERMVHFWANHFAVSSDKSQVPMLLAPYEFGAVRPHVNGFFVDLLKAAALHPAMLAYLDQFRSLGPSSSAAKYRTRKRQSKRGFNENLGREILELHTLGVDGGYSQNDVTELALALTGWTIEGIPYADKAVPQGRGASFFDWFHQPGQRIVLGRRYIDNGAGQAIAILEDLARHPSTALFVAEKLARHFAGDAPPKALVERLSSTFTKTDGHLPSVYLSLIDSQECWEPGPVKFRQPWEWAIAMLRAGGEVSQIDGNFAGMMRALGQEVWKPRSPAGWDDREGGWAAPSSLLRRVEAAERFAAEMRLEDTRALAEAMFPGSLSESTMQTIRWAESNEMGFALLLVSPEMMRR, from the coding sequence ATGACCCCACTCGCCATCGCCCTCAACCGCTTCGGCCTCGGCTATCGCCGGGGCGATGCCCTGCCGAGCGATCCGCGCGCCTGGCTGGTCCGGCAGATCGAGGCCTATCGGCCCTCACCTTCAGAAGTTGCCGGACGCGCCATTGGCGCCAAAGCCGTCCGGCGTGCGGTAGAAGCCACCTACACCTTTCGCTCGATGCGCGACGAAGCAGAAGGCAAGGAACGTAGTCTTCTTCTGAAGGAGCGCCGAAAGGCAGTCCGTGCCTCCGTAAACGGTGACATTGCCATACGAGCTCGTCTGGCATTTGCGACAGATACACCGTTCATGGAGCGGATGGTCCATTTTTGGGCAAATCATTTCGCCGTGTCGTCAGACAAATCGCAAGTGCCCATGCTGCTTGCGCCTTATGAATTCGGTGCAGTCCGACCGCATGTCAACGGTTTCTTCGTCGATCTTTTGAAAGCGGCCGCTTTGCATCCAGCGATGCTGGCTTACCTTGATCAGTTTCGATCGCTTGGACCTTCCAGCTCGGCAGCGAAATACCGCACTCGCAAAAGGCAGAGTAAGAGGGGCTTCAACGAGAACCTGGGGCGCGAGATACTTGAATTGCACACACTCGGTGTCGACGGTGGGTATTCGCAAAATGATGTGACCGAACTGGCCTTGGCCTTGACCGGTTGGACTATCGAGGGCATTCCTTACGCCGATAAAGCCGTGCCACAGGGTCGCGGCGCGTCGTTTTTCGACTGGTTCCACCAACCGGGACAGCGGATCGTTCTTGGCCGTCGCTATATTGACAACGGCGCGGGCCAAGCGATCGCTATTCTTGAGGATCTTGCTCGCCACCCTTCAACCGCACTGTTCGTTGCAGAAAAGCTAGCGCGCCATTTTGCGGGCGATGCACCTCCGAAGGCACTCGTGGAGCGACTGAGTTCCACGTTCACGAAAACCGACGGCCATTTGCCGAGCGTGTATTTGTCCCTGATTGATTCTCAAGAATGCTGGGAGCCGGGACCGGTTAAGTTCCGCCAGCCTTGGGAATGGGCAATCGCAATGCTGCGCGCAGGAGGGGAAGTTTCCCAGATTGATGGGAATTTTGCCGGGATGATGCGCGCACTGGGACAAGAGGTTTGGAAACCTAGATCTCCCGCAGGGTGGGACGACAGGGAAGGTGGCTGGGCTGCGCCCAGTTCGTTACTTCGGAGGGTGGAGGCAGCCGAGCGGTTCGCCGCCGAAATGCGACTCGAAGACACGCGCGCGCTCGCCGAAGCCATGTTCCCCGGCTCGCTGTCCGAGAGCACGATGCAAACCATTCGATGGGCCGAAAGCAACGAGATGGGGTTTGCCCTGCTGCTCGTATCGCCCGAAATGATGCGGAGATAG
- a CDS encoding MATE family efflux transporter encodes MTATTASPPTPLDTRAIWAIALPAMVTNVATALIGIGDIWIVGRLGDAPTQGAVDVGARLFAVLFTVMNFLKTGTTGLVAQEGTRSGAEAQALVLLRGLIIGLAIAALLILAKPLLLPLALDALGASGAVREAAGVYADIRYWSAPAVMANFAMIGFLVGQRRMKTVLLVEVAYNLLNVGLGLWFVLGLDWGIAGIGWSSFIAEYAKLAVLAAIMLGGAQGAVLVARARAGGVAKLAELRPFLTVNRDLFLRTVVLVVALAGITRLSAERGAVVLAANGIIYQLFIFTALLLDGFENAAQVLNGERAGAHDRRGFIFYIRAILWRGMVAAALVAGGFFLLADPILASFAATEAVRIEAQALAPWLVVIPFLGLAGFVLDGVYVGASWTHRLLLTMIGAAIVYALALWVSWPLGSHGLWLSFSLFLVARAALQVAFMPGLLARHFSGGGPKRAA; translated from the coding sequence GTGACCGCCACCACCGCCTCCCCTCCCACCCCTCTCGATACGCGCGCCATCTGGGCGATTGCCCTGCCTGCCATGGTGACCAATGTCGCCACTGCGCTGATCGGCATCGGCGACATCTGGATTGTCGGGCGGCTGGGCGATGCGCCGACGCAAGGTGCGGTCGACGTGGGCGCGCGGCTGTTCGCCGTCCTCTTCACGGTGATGAACTTCCTCAAGACCGGCACCACCGGGCTGGTGGCACAGGAAGGCACGCGCTCGGGCGCCGAGGCGCAGGCGCTGGTGCTGCTGCGGGGACTGATCATCGGCCTCGCCATCGCCGCGCTGCTGATCCTCGCCAAGCCGCTGCTGCTGCCTCTGGCGCTGGACGCTTTAGGAGCGAGCGGCGCGGTGCGCGAGGCGGCGGGGGTTTATGCGGACATCCGGTACTGGAGCGCGCCCGCGGTCATGGCGAATTTCGCGATGATCGGCTTCCTCGTCGGCCAGCGCCGGATGAAGACGGTGCTGCTGGTGGAGGTCGCCTACAACCTCCTCAACGTCGGGCTGGGCCTGTGGTTCGTGCTCGGCCTCGACTGGGGCATCGCCGGGATCGGCTGGTCGAGCTTCATCGCCGAATACGCCAAGCTTGCCGTGCTGGCCGCGATCATGCTCGGCGGGGCGCAGGGCGCCGTGCTGGTGGCGCGGGCCAGGGCGGGCGGGGTGGCCAAGCTGGCCGAGCTGCGCCCCTTCCTTACCGTCAATCGCGACCTCTTCCTGCGCACGGTGGTGCTCGTGGTGGCTCTGGCCGGGATCACCCGCCTTTCGGCCGAGCGCGGCGCGGTGGTGCTGGCGGCAAACGGGATCATCTACCAGCTCTTCATCTTCACCGCCCTGCTGCTCGACGGGTTCGAGAACGCTGCGCAGGTATTGAATGGCGAGCGCGCGGGCGCGCACGACCGGCGCGGTTTCATCTTCTATATCCGCGCGATCCTGTGGCGCGGCATGGTCGCCGCCGCGCTGGTCGCTGGCGGCTTCTTCCTGCTCGCCGACCCGATCTTAGCCAGCTTCGCCGCGACCGAGGCGGTCCGGATCGAGGCGCAGGCGCTGGCGCCCTGGCTGGTGGTCATCCCCTTCCTCGGCCTGGCCGGCTTCGTCCTCGACGGGGTCTATGTCGGGGCGAGTTGGACGCACAGGCTGCTGCTGACGATGATCGGCGCGGCGATTGTCTACGCGCTGGCGCTATGGGTCAGCTGGCCGCTGGGAAGCCACGGATTGTGGCTTTCTTTCAGCCTGTTCCTCGTCGCGCGCGCCGCGTTACAGGTGGCATTCATGCCCGGCCTCCTAGCAAGGCACTTCAGCGGCGGGGGACCAAAACGGGCGGCGTGA
- a CDS encoding sensor histidine kinase has translation MHFDDRLATVLRLRATGERAAKTQFRQLIDLLGERPQAGDRALKAAAYLRLIALGEMIPAKTRAAIVGESGWRFRNPELVKWFGEAHPHVAAAALYRAQLRGGEWAELIPKLPIRARGFLRHRRDLPREAVEVLDRLGVSDRALPEPEPLELMEELAPPTERPRPEIEDTQPATEESAPPAAHEPRSAPGKDDVRSLVERIEGFRRARASGAAPPASDAEAPRLPMGDEDRGEPGPLEHFIFSADSRGRVDWAEGSTAPMIVGTDLKTLGSSALVDAISRRQPLSNLRIALRGAPRIAGEWILDATPRFTRNEGRFFGYVGRLRRVAAEVADGREAAADRLRQLLHELRTPVNAMQGYAEIIQQQMIGPVPHEYRSIAATIAGDSAHILAGFDELDRLAKLEAGVLELEAGHCDFAAIARRQVMQLQTVLSPRVARFDAHLGDASAPLALDQSEAEMLAWRLLATIAGATAAGETIRLDLDTAGDQIEFATTLPATLREAEDVFSVETRPSTGALSAGIFGAGFSLRLARAEARSSGGELLRDGDRLVLSLPLLTAAETAPAPENAAG, from the coding sequence ATGCATTTCGACGACCGCCTTGCCACTGTGCTGCGCTTGCGCGCAACCGGCGAGCGTGCGGCGAAGACGCAGTTCCGCCAGCTCATCGACTTGCTCGGCGAGCGGCCGCAGGCCGGCGATCGTGCGTTGAAGGCTGCGGCATACCTCCGCCTGATCGCGCTGGGCGAGATGATCCCGGCCAAGACCCGCGCGGCAATCGTGGGCGAGAGCGGCTGGCGCTTCCGCAATCCCGAACTCGTCAAATGGTTCGGCGAGGCGCATCCCCATGTCGCCGCCGCGGCGCTCTATCGCGCGCAATTGCGGGGCGGCGAGTGGGCCGAACTCATCCCGAAGCTGCCAATCCGTGCGCGCGGCTTCCTGCGCCATCGCCGCGATCTGCCGCGCGAGGCGGTGGAGGTACTCGACCGGCTTGGCGTGTCCGACCGCGCCCTGCCCGAACCCGAACCGCTCGAGCTGATGGAAGAGCTCGCCCCGCCGACCGAAAGGCCCCGGCCGGAGATCGAGGACACCCAGCCCGCTACCGAAGAATCCGCGCCGCCCGCCGCGCACGAGCCGCGCAGCGCGCCGGGAAAGGACGACGTGCGCTCGCTGGTCGAACGGATCGAAGGCTTCCGCCGCGCGCGCGCATCCGGCGCCGCTCCGCCCGCCAGCGATGCCGAGGCCCCGCGCCTGCCGATGGGCGACGAGGACCGGGGCGAACCCGGACCTCTCGAACACTTCATCTTCAGCGCCGATTCGCGCGGCCGGGTCGACTGGGCCGAGGGCTCTACCGCGCCCATGATCGTGGGCACCGACCTGAAGACGCTCGGCTCCAGCGCGCTGGTCGATGCCATCAGCCGCCGCCAGCCCTTGAGCAACCTGCGCATCGCCCTGCGCGGCGCACCGCGCATTGCGGGCGAGTGGATCCTCGACGCCACCCCGCGCTTCACCCGCAACGAAGGCCGCTTCTTCGGCTATGTCGGGCGCCTGCGCCGGGTCGCTGCCGAGGTGGCCGACGGGCGCGAGGCTGCCGCCGACCGCCTGCGCCAGCTGCTCCACGAGCTGCGCACGCCGGTCAACGCCATGCAGGGCTATGCCGAGATCATCCAGCAGCAGATGATCGGCCCGGTCCCGCACGAATACCGCAGCATCGCCGCCACCATCGCGGGCGATTCGGCGCATATCCTTGCCGGTTTCGACGAGCTCGACCGGCTGGCCAAGCTCGAGGCGGGCGTGCTCGAACTCGAAGCGGGCCACTGCGATTTCGCCGCCATTGCGCGCCGCCAGGTCATGCAGTTGCAGACCGTGCTGAGCCCGCGCGTGGCGCGCTTCGATGCGCATCTGGGCGATGCTAGCGCCCCGCTCGCTCTCGACCAGTCGGAAGCCGAGATGCTCGCCTGGCGCCTCCTCGCCACGATCGCCGGGGCCACGGCGGCGGGCGAGACGATCCGCCTCGACCTCGACACCGCCGGCGACCAGATCGAATTCGCCACCACCCTGCCCGCCACCCTGCGCGAGGCGGAGGACGTGTTTTCGGTCGAAACGCGGCCCAGCACGGGCGCGCTGAGCGCCGGGATCTTCGGCGCGGGCTTCTCGCTGAGGCTGGCGCGCGCGGAGGCCCGTTCCTCGGGCGGCGAGCTGCTGCGCGATGGCGACCGGCTGGTGCTGTCGCTCCCGCTGCTGACCGCCGCCGAGACCGCGCCCGCGCCCGAAAACGCCGCGGGATAG
- a CDS encoding Lrp/AsnC family transcriptional regulator, with translation MANLDDIDRRLLSELQDEGRITNVELAHRVGLTAPPCLRRVRALEEEGVIRGYHADLDPSKLGFSITVFAMVSLKSQAEDALREFEAAMKDLPEVREVHMLNGEIDFIIKIVSRDLQAFQEFLTSKLTPAPNVASVKTSLTIRTSKNDPGVPL, from the coding sequence ATGGCCAATCTCGACGATATCGATCGTCGCCTGCTGTCGGAACTGCAGGATGAAGGCAGAATCACCAATGTCGAGCTGGCGCATCGCGTCGGCCTGACCGCGCCGCCCTGTCTGCGCCGCGTCCGCGCGCTGGAGGAAGAGGGCGTGATCCGCGGCTACCACGCCGATCTCGACCCGTCGAAGCTGGGCTTCTCGATCACCGTCTTCGCCATGGTCAGCCTGAAGAGCCAGGCGGAAGACGCGCTGCGCGAATTCGAGGCTGCGATGAAGGATCTGCCCGAAGTGCGCGAAGTCCACATGCTCAACGGCGAGATCGACTTCATCATCAAGATCGTCAGCCGCGACCTGCAGGCCTTCCAGGAATTCCTGACCAGCAAGCTGACGCCCGCGCCCAATGTGGCGAGCGTGAAGACCTCGCTGACGATCCGCACCAGCAAGAACGATCCCGGCGTCCCGCTATGA
- a CDS encoding GFA family protein — MSKTLTGHCLGGAVTVELLGAKDELEICQCTMCRRWGGAFYAALAGDSFTLGGEESITAYASSDWGERAFCSKCGTNIWWRFKPTGNRSFSAGLFDGSAKLGIEKEILVDEAADWCRLQGDHPRQSGEEVIAEAKAAGFTFD, encoded by the coding sequence ATGAGCAAGACCCTGACCGGCCATTGCCTCGGCGGTGCGGTCACGGTGGAGCTTTTAGGCGCCAAGGACGAACTTGAAATCTGCCAATGCACCATGTGCCGCCGCTGGGGCGGGGCTTTCTACGCGGCCTTGGCGGGGGACAGCTTCACGCTCGGCGGTGAGGAGTCAATCACCGCCTACGCTTCGAGCGATTGGGGCGAGCGGGCCTTTTGCTCGAAATGCGGGACGAATATCTGGTGGCGCTTCAAGCCGACCGGCAATCGCAGCTTTTCGGCTGGCCTATTCGATGGTTCGGCGAAGCTCGGCATCGAGAAGGAAATCCTCGTCGATGAAGCGGCGGACTGGTGCCGGCTGCAGGGCGACCATCCCCGCCAGAGCGGCGAGGAAGTGATCGCCGAGGCCAAGGCCGCCGGTTTCACCTTCGACTGA
- a CDS encoding DUF3616 domain-containing protein, with product MTLKPQPFTNSDDLPAPREPVGHLKLKFSGDAHEDEHPIHDISASAFCGETLFVAGDEAHGVERLTPGQYGWYENHTRYPLKDFIDLKDPEEEMDIEGLAAIDGWLWVTGSHSRTRPDPRDDGAEPDCIDLEKLADLKDTRPRCVLARIPLLYDEDGHAVPVKEDGDRRAGLVSQKAKYGSKLGRYMAKDPLVGPSLRMAAKEGGFDIEGIAAAGPERIALGLRGPVIQTFALLLEPQIEPKESGKLHLPGKPFKRLMDLGGLGIRDLLLDGDDLLILAGPTQDLDGRCAIYRWNDWVNEEPEDEETVKLHRPERLFDLPVKLDADHPEGIEFFTDEDGNRRLLVFYDSPNPDRLDLDEGTILADLFEI from the coding sequence ATGACCCTCAAGCCCCAGCCCTTCACCAACAGCGACGACCTGCCCGCCCCGCGCGAACCGGTCGGGCATCTGAAGCTCAAGTTCTCCGGCGATGCGCACGAAGATGAGCATCCCATCCACGACATCTCCGCCAGCGCCTTTTGCGGCGAGACGCTCTTCGTGGCGGGTGACGAGGCGCATGGGGTCGAACGGCTGACCCCCGGCCAATACGGCTGGTACGAGAACCACACGCGCTATCCGCTCAAGGACTTCATCGACCTGAAGGACCCGGAGGAGGAGATGGACATCGAGGGGCTGGCCGCGATCGACGGCTGGTTGTGGGTGACCGGCAGCCATTCGCGCACCCGCCCCGATCCGCGCGACGACGGGGCAGAACCCGATTGCATCGACCTGGAAAAGCTGGCCGACTTGAAGGACACCCGCCCGCGCTGCGTGCTGGCGCGCATCCCGCTGCTCTATGACGAGGACGGCCATGCCGTACCGGTCAAGGAAGACGGGGACCGCCGCGCCGGGCTGGTCTCGCAAAAGGCGAAATACGGCAGCAAACTGGGGCGCTACATGGCGAAGGACCCGCTGGTCGGCCCCTCGCTGCGCATGGCGGCCAAGGAAGGCGGTTTCGATATCGAGGGCATCGCCGCCGCCGGGCCGGAGCGCATCGCATTGGGACTGCGCGGCCCGGTCATCCAGACCTTTGCCCTGCTGCTCGAACCGCAGATCGAGCCCAAGGAGAGCGGCAAGCTTCACCTGCCCGGCAAGCCCTTCAAGCGGCTGATGGATCTGGGCGGCCTCGGCATCCGCGACCTGCTGCTCGATGGCGACGACCTGCTGATCCTTGCCGGACCCACGCAGGACCTCGACGGACGCTGCGCGATCTACCGCTGGAACGACTGGGTGAACGAGGAACCAGAGGACGAGGAAACGGTCAAGCTGCATCGTCCCGAGCGGCTGTTCGACCTCCCCGTCAAGTTGGACGCTGACCACCCGGAGGGCATCGAATTCTTCACCGACGAGGATGGAAACCGCCGCCTGCTGGTGTTTTACGACAGCCCCAACCCCGACCGGCTCGATCTCGACGAGGGCACGATTCTGGCGGACTTGTTCGAGATCTGA